A genome region from Selenomonadales bacterium includes the following:
- a CDS encoding UDP-N-acetylmuramoyl-L-alanyl-D-glutamate--2,6-diaminopimelate ligase — protein sequence MDTEAVIGRTDIEIQDVSYDSRTVTAGTLFICLDGARVDGHAYAQKAAEAGAVAIVAQKDIEVAEGITVIRVADTRAAMQAIVPSFFDYPSRKLRMIGVTGTNGKTTSTYVLRSILQKAGYRVGVIGTIQIMIEDEIIPINNTTPDVIDLQKILVRMVEANIDYVIMEVSSHALVLNRVAGCDFNVAMFTNLTQDHLDFHKTLEQYALAKADLFARVASPMNCKPNRAAVVNLDDEASKTMLAAAKGVKTITYGINNDADVRATDITVTGTGTSFKVTGAYGEHDLKLRITGIFNVYNVLGTICAALSENIEWNTIIASLESFTSVAGRFELIDGGQSFPIIVDYAHTPDGLENILKTAKEFTKGRIIVVFGCGGDRDRTKRPIMGRIAAELGDVVIATSDNPRTEDPARILDDVEAGILEVLDDNTQYEKIADRRAAIERAITMAEADDVVMIAGKGHETYQILNTGTIHFDDREVAREVAKGLAK from the coding sequence ATCGATACGGAAGCCGTTATCGGCAGAACCGATATCGAGATACAAGATGTTTCATATGATTCCAGAACAGTGACGGCAGGTACGCTCTTTATCTGTCTGGATGGGGCGCGTGTTGACGGTCATGCATATGCGCAGAAGGCGGCAGAAGCAGGTGCTGTTGCGATCGTTGCCCAAAAGGATATCGAAGTGGCAGAAGGCATTACTGTCATTCGTGTGGCAGATACGCGCGCGGCGATGCAGGCGATCGTGCCGAGCTTCTTTGATTATCCGTCGCGCAAGCTGAGAATGATCGGCGTGACGGGAACGAACGGTAAAACGACGTCTACGTATGTGCTCCGTTCTATCCTTCAAAAAGCAGGCTATCGTGTCGGCGTGATCGGCACGATCCAGATCATGATCGAAGATGAGATCATTCCGATCAACAATACGACACCCGATGTTATCGACTTGCAGAAGATATTGGTGCGTATGGTCGAAGCGAATATCGACTATGTCATCATGGAAGTATCGTCGCATGCACTCGTGCTCAACCGTGTGGCAGGCTGTGACTTTAATGTGGCGATGTTTACGAATCTGACGCAGGATCATCTAGACTTCCACAAGACGCTCGAGCAGTATGCGCTTGCCAAAGCCGATCTTTTCGCGCGTGTGGCAAGTCCGATGAACTGCAAGCCGAATCGTGCGGCGGTCGTTAATCTCGATGATGAGGCTTCAAAGACGATGCTTGCGGCGGCAAAAGGTGTCAAGACGATTACATACGGTATCAACAACGATGCCGATGTGCGTGCGACCGATATTACGGTAACGGGAACAGGCACTTCGTTTAAAGTTACAGGCGCGTACGGTGAGCATGATCTCAAGTTGCGCATTACAGGTATCTTCAACGTCTATAACGTACTCGGTACGATCTGTGCGGCATTGTCGGAGAATATCGAGTGGAATACGATCATCGCGAGTTTGGAATCGTTCACAAGCGTGGCAGGTCGATTCGAATTGATCGATGGCGGACAGTCGTTCCCGATCATCGTTGATTATGCACATACGCCCGATGGGCTTGAAAATATCCTCAAAACGGCAAAAGAGTTCACGAAAGGTCGTATCATCGTCGTATTCGGATGCGGCGGTGACCGCGATCGTACGAAGCGCCCTATCATGGGGCGCATTGCAGCCGAGCTCGGTGATGTCGTTATCGCAACGAGCGACAATCCGCGCACGGAAGACCCTGCCCGTATCTTAGACGATGTGGAAGCAGGTATCCTTGAAGTGCTCGATGACAATACACAATACGAAAAAATTGCTGACAGACGCGCGGCGATCGAACGTGCCATCACAATGGCAGAGGCAGACGATGTCGTTATGATCGCAGGCAAAGGCCATGAAACGTATCAGATCCTCAATACGGGTACGATCCATTTCGATGATCGCGAAGTAGCAAGAGAAGTAGCGAAAGGGTTGGCGAAATGA